CATAACAATTTCCCAGACCCAGACAAATTCACATTCAAGGGTCTCGAGGTTAGTGGTGTTAAGGTTTTCGATTTATCCCGATCACATATTTTTGCTTTGTCAGATTCCGTATTTAGTCATTTTCCAGATCTAGAGCAAATTACGTTGGCACAGAATGAGATCAACATCATTGAAAACAATGCATTTTGGGGTTTGAATAATCTACAAAAGCTAAACCTGTCCAACAACTTCCTGGGTAGCATTGATTCGAAAACATTTCATAATCTAGAGAAACTTGAGGTGCTTGATTTGTCTTACAACCATATAAGGGTTCTTGGAGATCAATCGTTTCAGGGACTCACGAGTTTAATCAACTTAAATCTAACAGAAAATGCTCTGGAGTCAGTTCATGAATTTGCAACCCTACCAAACCTGAAGAAACTCTACTTGGGAGATAACAGTATTTCATCTTTATCTAGTTTACCCAACATTCCTAAAAATCTCACGACGCTTGACCTGGAATACAACAGATTAAAGGACCTTTCAGATTTGTATACTATATTTCGGGAATTTCCTCAAATAGAAAAGATCTTTCTTCGAGGTAACATGTTTTCGCGTTGTTATAATCAGAATCAAATAGTGGTTTCAGACAAACTACAGCTTCTTAATCTCGAGCTTTCAACAATTCAACTGATCTGGTCagaaggaaaatgttttaatgtgtttaacGGTCTTCACCAGTTGGAACAGCTTTCTCTGGCTTCCAACGGACTCCAGTCGCTTCCCAAAGACATTTTCAAAGATCTAACTTCTTTGTTCTTTTTGGATTTGTCCTTCAACTCTTTGAAGTACCTCCCTAATGGTATATTCCCTAAAAGTCTTCAGATACTTAATCTTGAATACAACTCTATTTATGCAGTGGATCCAAACCTCTTCAGCACCCTCAGCTACCTCAGCCTGCTGAAAAACCAGTTTCGTTGTGACTGCAACCTAAGAGATTTCCAAACGTGGCTAAATCAAACCAACGTAACCTTTTTTCACCCCATTGAGGATGTGACGTGTGCCAGTCCTGAGGATCAGTACATGGTCTCGGTTGTGAAATCCAGCATACAATGTGAGGATGAAGAGGATGAGAGGAGCATTGAAAAATTAAGGCTTGCGCTTTTTATTTCCTGTTCCACACTGATCATATTATTCACTGCCAGCGCCATCATTTATGTCCGTCGACGTGGCTACATCTTCAAGCTTTACAAAAAACTTTTTGCTAAACTTGTGGATCAAAAGCAACCGGAGCTCGATCCTGATCGATTCTTGTACGACGTGTATCTTTGTTTCAGTTCCAGTGATATTAAGTGGGTGGAAAGAGCGCTGTTGAAGAAGCTCGACTCTCAGTTCTCAGAGCAGAATACACTCCGCTGCTGCTTTGAGGAGCGAGACTTCATACCCGGAGAGGACCAGCTTAACAACATGCGAAATGCTATCCAGAATAGTCAAAAAACCCTTTGTGTGGTGTCTGAACATTTTCTGAAGGATGGCTGGTGCTTGGAAACCTTCAGCTTTGCACAAAAAAAGATGCAAGAGGACCTTGAAGACATTCTGGTGATGCTGGTTGTAGGGAACATACCGCAGTACAAGCTACTGAAGTACAAGCAAGTGAGAACCTACATTGAGACCAGGAGATACCTTCAGTGGCCCGACGACAGCCAGGATTTGGATTTGTTTTATGACCAACTTTTGCATAACATTAAAAAAGACACCAAGGTTAAGCAAGCAAATCAACCAACTGAACAAACAAAGACTGATGCAACAAATGTCCAGGCAAACACAGAAGTATAATTATGGTATATTtgctaattatattttacattaccaAATAATGCATAATGGAGATATTGATTAGGTATGATTAtcacatgatttattttttataaatatatgatttataattaaataaatattgtctgTTAACATGCTGCTACTTTTATTAAATGCTTAAATATGTAATTGGTTAATAAATGTCACAACCTGAAAATGTtcacttgggggggggggggggggggggaagggACACTCTGATATTCAACTTGTTTCCTGAATACAAGCAAAAGGACAAAAACAAGGAAGCCACTGCAGTGGAAATACAAATAGATGACACAATCTGACCCTATGCTTTTGGGTAATTACAGTTTGTACATTGTTTATGAAATTTATAAAGCAACCTCAGAATTGACACATTGTGTAAATCAACTGTTGCTCTTTGTACCTTGAACAGTTTGGAAATTGTAGCAATCCTGTGTAATGAAGTAACTATTAAATCGAAATCTTTCCTTGTCAGAGAACTCTTATTCTGCAAAGTTCATTGAAGAACATAATATATCTTTGCTTGACCTCACAATGCCATCCGGCATAATTTACTCTTATGTCCTGTTCATTTTAATAAgccacattgtaaaaaaaaataaaacaagtgatATTATTGCAAAGCTAATATTAACATTGTGATTTATTTACAGAAAGCAATGTTTCAGTGGCACCTTGTGCAAACATAGCTGAAAGAATGATTAAACCATGTTGAAGCTGAGAGCTAAGGCCAGAAATAGAGAAATCTGCTATTGTAGACCTGATTTAGGGGTTCAGCTAATCTTTTAAGAGGGTCACATTTTGTTCATATTAATACATAGCTAAATGTATATCTATACAGTATCTGGTTCCTACCTTTTCTGTccagatacaattttttttatatctataaaCTCCATATACGAGCGATTTAGTAAAGAAATCGTCAGGTGAATAgtgcctttattattattaatatatatatatatatatatatatatatatatatatatatatatatatatatatatatttttttttttttttttttgtaggtagGTAGGTTACGAACACGATTCAAAAGGTAATCGACTTTATTTTTGGATTaacaatgttaattaaaaaaaattgtactagCAGAACGTTTTGTTCGTTCTTTTCTTACACTTGAATAATCCCTTACCGGAAAATGAGTCACTGGGACATAACGTTATTTCCTATTTGAGACATGTTGAGAAAGACAAATGAAACGAAGGAGGaggagagaagagaggaggaaaCTCCACAATATCCCCGCTCGAAACTCTTGAAACTTGACAGTCACATAACTTCAGAAACTGTGAAAGGTTAACACGATGTTTAATGGCGAAAAGGTAAGGCGCGAGTCTATTGACCGGTTGTTAGCATAGTATTCATACAGTAAAGCTCTCACATGATCAGATCATTGATAGTAAAATCGCTTAAGAATacaatttatttcatattaaaacatgtttttttttttttttttaccccatctTCATTCACTGGACTGTGTACTATAAGCAAATAATTCGTAAGATTAACTTGTTATATAGAAGTAGCTGTGCTATTAGATGCCGTATTTTCAAGTTGTGTGGTTTTAGTCTTAACTGAATTATGCTTGGATTGCATTTCTTAGCTTTTTGGTGTCCACAATTGCATAAATGCACATATAGGTGAATACTATACCTGAGAAAGTACATTTTGCCATCATATAGCTACTCACCTTTGTGTTTATTTTACTGCAATGGagtacaaaaggaaaaaaaattggaGTAACAGATAACCGAATtgtcttttttggggtgaaccattataaccttgtgttttttttattttctttttgttatagtgatctcagaatggCAACAAGTGACACATTATCTCTGATCCTCCTTGGGTTATGCATCAGCTCTCACATTGTGAAATGCACCTCGGTGTGTTCAGTCGACGGCTCGGTTGTCCTCTGCACACATAGAGGCCTTCAAGAGGTGCCAGAGCTGCCTAGGCATGTAAATTACGTAGATCTGAGTAACAACAGCATTGCTGAGCTCCATGATACATCCTTTTCTCATATTGAAGATTTACGAGTCCTCATAATGATGCACCAAACACCAAGACTTGTGATCGGAAACAATACATTCAGAAGACTTTCTAATTTAACTTCACTTCAGCTAGACTACAACCACCTGTTGCAAATGGATACAGGAGCGTTTAATGGATTATCCAACCTTAAAAACCTCTCTCTCACTCAGTGCAGTTTAGATGCCTCCGTTTTGTCCGGTGATGTCCTCAAACCTCTGGTGTCTCTTGAGATGCTTGTGTTACGTGATAACAACATTCACAGAATCCAGCCGGCATCGTTCTTTTTGAATATGAGGAGTTTGCAAGTGCTGGATCTCTCTCACAACAAAGTGAAGAGCATCTGTGAAGAAGACCTCGTCAGCTTTCAGGGTAAACATTTCACGCTTCTGCAACTGGCCTCGGTGACACTGCAAGATATGAATGAGAACTGGTTAGGATGGGACACGTGTGGAAACCCGTTTAAGAACATGTCTGTAAATGTATTGGACTTATCTGGAAATAGCTTTAATGTTAACATTGCAAAGCGATTTTTTAATGCAATCAGGGCTACCAAAATCcaaagtttaattttcagtaatatttgcAGCCTGGGCAGATCTTCTGGTAATAATTCACAAGATCCAGACAGATTCACATTCAATGGTCTTAGGGCGAGTGGTATTAAGACGTTCGATCTGTCCAGTTCAAATATTTTTTCGCTGTCATATTCAGTATTTAGTTTTCTGACAGATCTAGAACAAATTACACTGGCACACAGTCAGATCAACAAGAtcgaaaaaaatgcatttttgggAATGAGAAATTTACTACAGCTAAACCTGTCCAGAAATCTCCTGGGTTTTATTGATTCTGGAACGTTTCAGAATTTAGAGAAACTTGAGGTGCTTGATTTGTCATACAATCATATATGGAGGCTTGGATATCAGTCATTTCAAGGACTTCCAAATCTACTCATCTTAAATTTAACAGGAAATTCGATCAAACATTTAGATACATTTGCAACCCTACCAAGCATGGAGAAGCTCTACTTGGGTGACAACGAAATTACAGATGCATTCAGTTTACTAAACATTGGGACAAACCTCAAAACCCTTTACTTGCAATTTAACAAGTTATCTTCC
The sequence above is a segment of the Carassius gibelio isolate Cgi1373 ecotype wild population from Czech Republic chromosome A20, carGib1.2-hapl.c, whole genome shotgun sequence genome. Coding sequences within it:
- the tlr5b gene encoding toll-like receptor 5b; this translates as MEYIFILILFGLCINTEVVKCTSVCSVYGYAAYCINRGLHHVPEVPTHVNLMDLSLNSIAELNETSFTRLEALQVLKVEQQTPGLVIRNNTFRRLSNLILLKLDYNLFLQIETGAFNGLYNLEFLTLTQCSLDASVLSGDVLKPLVSLEMLVLRDNNIHRIQPASFFLNMRRFHVLDLSHNKVKSICEEDLVSFQGKHFTLLQLSSVTLQDMNENWLGWDKCGNPFKNMSINVLDLSGNGFYVPMAKRFFDAFTSTKILGLILSKSYNMGSSFGHNNFPDPDKFTFKGLEVSGVKVFDLSRSHIFALSDSVFSHFPDLEQITLAQNEINIIENNAFWGLNNLQKLNLSNNFLGSIDSKTFHNLEKLEVLDLSYNHIRVLGDQSFQGLTSLINLNLTENALESVHEFATLPNLKKLYLGDNSISSLSSLPNIPKNLTTLDLEYNRLKDLSDLYTIFREFPQIEKIFLRGNMFSRCYNQNQIVVSDKLQLLNLELSTIQLIWSEGKCFNVFNGLHQLEQLSLASNGLQSLPKDIFKDLTSLFFLDLSFNSLKYLPNGIFPKSLQILNLEYNSIYAVDPNLFSTLSYLSLLKNQFRCDCNLRDFQTWLNQTNVTFFHPIEDVTCASPEDQYMVSVVKSSIQCEDEEDERSIEKLRLALFISCSTLIILFTASAIIYVRRRGYIFKLYKKLFAKLVDQKQPELDPDRFLYDVYLCFSSSDIKWVERALLKKLDSQFSEQNTLRCCFEERDFIPGEDQLNNMRNAIQNSQKTLCVVSEHFLKDGWCLETFSFAQKKMQEDLEDILVMLVVGNIPQYKLLKYKQVRTYIETRRYLQWPDDSQDLDLFYDQLLHNIKKDTKVKQANQPTEQTKTDATNVQANTEV
- the tlr5a gene encoding toll-like receptor 5, coding for MAKSDLRMATSDTLSLILLGLCISSHIVKCTSVCSVDGSVVLCTHRGLQEVPELPRHVNYVDLSNNSIAELHDTSFSHIEDLRVLIMMHQTPRLVIGNNTFRRLSNLTSLQLDYNHLLQMDTGAFNGLSNLKNLSLTQCSLDASVLSGDVLKPLVSLEMLVLRDNNIHRIQPASFFLNMRSLQVLDLSHNKVKSICEEDLVSFQGKHFTLLQLASVTLQDMNENWLGWDTCGNPFKNMSVNVLDLSGNSFNVNIAKRFFNAIRATKIQSLIFSNICSLGRSSGNNSQDPDRFTFNGLRASGIKTFDLSSSNIFSLSYSVFSFLTDLEQITLAHSQINKIEKNAFLGMRNLLQLNLSRNLLGFIDSGTFQNLEKLEVLDLSYNHIWRLGYQSFQGLPNLLILNLTGNSIKHLDTFATLPSMEKLYLGDNEITDAFSLLNIGTNLKTLYLQFNKLSSMSELYMILEKFPQIEEIVFRGNELVYCPYDEHKVLSQKIKILDLAISGLEVVWLEGTCLNIFDELHQLEALFLNSNRLQSLPKDVFKDLTSLIFLDLSSNSLKYLPNGIFPKSLQYLNLEFNSVYAVDPNLFSTLSYISLLGNDFNCDCNLRDFQTWLNQTNITFLHPIEDVTCASPEDQYMVSVVKSSIQCEDEEDERSVENLRLVLFIFCSTLIILFTASAIIYVCRRGYIFKLYKKLFTKLVDGKQQELDPDRFLYDVYLCFSSSDIKWVERALLKKLDSQFSEQNTLRCCFEERDFIPGEDHLTNMRNAIQNSLKTLCVVSEHFLKDGWCLETFNLAQCRMLVELKDILVVLVVGNIPQYKLLKYEQLRSYIETRRYLQWPDDSQDLEWFYDQLLHKIRNNTKVTQTNAKEKDKEVKNNPEAANVYADTAV